The proteins below are encoded in one region of Triticum aestivum cultivar Chinese Spring chromosome 1B, IWGSC CS RefSeq v2.1, whole genome shotgun sequence:
- the LOC123101957 gene encoding uncharacterized protein, producing MAISLLPYTASALLAIVIAVAIAVAPAVVRSDQEPGPSIEAINATCATATYKFECTHLLLNNLDVRTPQVKDVIAMSVQVVAKKAAEAAAFAKAIKKPSKCVTDCLDDLAILSKHIKTLPATLETANDAGFFEQFDTKKKCHGDCCSDNFSGEECNAKSQIGGVFGALRVTDDLLMRRAYFRKQQLDNKTTSPNSN from the coding sequence ATGGCCATTTCTCTGCTGCCTTACACCGCCTCGGCTCTGCTTGCCATCgtcatcgccgtcgccatcgctgTCGCCCCTGCAGTTGTTCGATCGGACCAAGAGCCTGGGCCCAGCATTGAAGCCATCAACGCCACATGCGCGACTGCTACGTACAAATTTGAGTGCACCCATCTGCTACTAAACAACCTGGATGTCAGGACGCCTCAAGTGAAGGACGTGATCGCAATGTCAGTCCAAGTCGTCGCCAagaaggcggcggaggcggccgcaTTCGCCAAGGCCATCAAGAAACCCTCCAAGTGCGTCACCGACTGCCTCGACGACCTCGCCATACTATCCAAGCACATCAAGACGCTCCCGGCGACGCTCGAAACCGCCAACGACGCGGGCTTCTTTGAGCAATTTGACACAAAGAAAAAATGTCACGGAGATTGTTGCTCGGACAACTTCTCGGGCGAGGAATGCAACGCAAAGAGCCAAATCGGTGGGGTGTTTGGCGCTCTTCGTGTCACTGATGACCTGTTGATGAGGAGGGCGTATTTTAGGAAGCAGCAGCTTGACAACAAAACAACATCACCTAACTCTAACTGA